The following coding sequences are from one Mesorhizobium onobrychidis window:
- a CDS encoding helix-turn-helix domain-containing protein, producing the protein MVGRKPRFSEREKLSMLLRMQNGENVSRLADELGIHRQRLYAWREQLRTCGNLMPVIGR; encoded by the coding sequence ATGGTTGGAAGAAAGCCGAGATTTAGCGAACGAGAGAAGCTCTCCATGCTCTTGCGGATGCAAAACGGGGAGAACGTCAGCCGATTAGCTGATGAACTGGGTATTCACCGCCAACGCTTATATGCCTGGCGTGAGCAGCTGCGGACGTGTGGCAATCTAATGCCTGTCATCGGGCGATGA
- a CDS encoding IS110 family transposase, whose amino-acid sequence MEEYIGLDVSMKETAVSIRREGKRVWRGTCASDPKIIANLIRKRAPAAKRVVFETGPLSVWFYHALRAEKVPAICIDARHAKAALDMAPNKTDANDADGLAHLAEVGFFREVRVKGFDSMLTRTLVAARTRLVRITTELSNQIRGIMKTFGLLVPAGKGTTFEKNVRRLLIDHEELAPIVLPMLEAWRGIRIRAAELGRQLVADARQSQACCILMSIPGIGAITATSFATAIEDPGNFKKSRSVGAWIGLTTRRYQSGEVDYDGHISRRGDRHLRGLLYEAASVILTRSSTESTLRTWGLQLRERIGFKRAAVAVARKLAVIMHTMLKTGELFNPNAGATA is encoded by the coding sequence ATGGAAGAATATATCGGTCTCGACGTGTCGATGAAAGAGACGGCGGTATCGATCCGCCGCGAAGGCAAGCGCGTCTGGCGCGGGACGTGCGCCTCAGACCCAAAGATCATTGCCAACCTTATCCGCAAGCGGGCGCCGGCCGCAAAGCGCGTCGTGTTCGAAACCGGCCCGCTGTCAGTTTGGTTCTATCATGCGCTGCGCGCCGAGAAAGTGCCGGCGATCTGCATCGATGCTCGCCATGCCAAAGCTGCGCTCGATATGGCGCCGAACAAAACCGACGCGAACGACGCCGACGGTTTGGCGCATCTTGCAGAAGTAGGGTTCTTCCGTGAGGTGCGGGTGAAAGGATTCGACAGCATGCTGACCCGCACGCTCGTGGCGGCACGCACCCGGCTGGTTCGGATCACCACCGAACTTTCTAACCAGATTCGTGGAATCATGAAAACGTTCGGCCTGCTCGTTCCTGCAGGCAAGGGGACCACGTTCGAGAAGAACGTTCGGCGCCTTCTTATCGATCACGAGGAACTTGCTCCTATCGTGCTGCCGATGTTGGAGGCCTGGCGCGGCATTCGCATCCGTGCCGCCGAGCTTGGGCGCCAACTCGTCGCAGATGCACGTCAGAGCCAGGCATGCTGCATACTCATGTCGATCCCCGGCATCGGCGCTATCACCGCAACCTCGTTCGCCACTGCCATTGAAGATCCGGGCAACTTCAAGAAGTCCCGATCTGTGGGCGCCTGGATAGGCCTGACGACGCGCCGCTACCAATCCGGAGAAGTCGATTATGATGGCCATATATCCCGACGCGGCGACCGCCATTTGCGAGGGCTTCTCTATGAAGCAGCGTCGGTCATTCTGACGCGTAGCTCAACCGAAAGCACCCTGCGCACATGGGGACTTCAACTGCGGGAGAGGATCGGCTTCAAAAGAGCTGCTGTGGCTGTGGCGCGCAAACTGGCGGTGATAATGCACACGATGCTTAAAACCGGTGAGCTCTTTAATCCGAATGCGGGAGCCACAGCGTAA